A window of Paenibacillus phoenicis genomic DNA:
TGCTGGTGCCTCCGGAAGATCCGAAGGCCTTAGCCGAGGCGCTGGAGAAAGTGATCGTGGATCCGGATTACCGTTATCAGCTGGCCCGTAGCGGCTCGGAGAAGGCCAAAACTCATTACTCGCTGAACCGGGTGGTCCACGAGTTGAAGAAGCTGTACCTGCAATTCAAATAGGAAAGAGTTGTTGTGCGGATGAAAGCCTTTCGTTTTCTACACGCGGCCGATTTGCACCTGGATACCCCATTTTCGGGGATGTCCGGTGTGCCGGATCGGCTGCGCGAGTTATTGCGGGAATCTACCTTTACCGCGTTCGAGCGGTTGATTCGGCTTGCGATCGAGGAAGCCGTTGATTTCGTGGTGATCAGCGGCGATATTTACGACGCTTCAGATTCTTCGCTGCGCGCACAGCTGCGCCTGCGAGAGGGCTGGGACAAGCTGGGGGAGCACGGCATTCCGGTATATTTGATCCGGGGGAACCATGACCCTTTGTCCGGCCGGAGGCTCAGGTTAGCCTTGCCCGATCATGTGACGGAGTTTGGTCCCAAGGCGGAAAGCGTGATCGCTGTACGGCGCAGCGACGGGGAGCCGGTGGCGGTGCTGACCGGGGCTTCTTATCCGACCCCGGCGGTGCATGAGAATTTGGCGATCCAGTATCGGCGCGAGCCGGGCTCGGCGCTCTACCACATCGGGCTGCTGCACGGCAACGTGGACGGCCAGGAGGGGCATGACGCTTACGCGCCATGCTCGCTTCGCGATTTACAGGCCTCGGGATACGACTATTGGGCGCTGGGTCATATCCATAAGCGGCAGATTCTTTGCGACTCGCCGTGGGTCGTGTACCCAGGCAACATTCAAGGGCGCAGCTTAAAGGAAACCGGCCCGAAGGGCTGCTATCTGGTGGAGGTTGCGGAGAACGGAGAAGCGGAGTTGTCCTTTCGGCGCCTCGATCAAGTGTTGTGGCTGGAGAGCGGCCTGGCGATCGACGGTCTGGCTACGGAAGAAGCGTTGAAGGTGAGCGTCGAGGAGCGGCTGGACGAGCTGCGGGAAGCCGAGCCTGATCGGATCACGGTGGTTCGGTTGATTTTTACCGGGCGCGGGCCGCTGCATGGGATGCTTCAATCAGGACCGGAAGCGGCGGAGCTGCTGCAGGAGCTGCGGCGCAAA
This region includes:
- a CDS encoding metallophosphoesterase family protein; translation: MKAFRFLHAADLHLDTPFSGMSGVPDRLRELLRESTFTAFERLIRLAIEEAVDFVVISGDIYDASDSSLRAQLRLREGWDKLGEHGIPVYLIRGNHDPLSGRRLRLALPDHVTEFGPKAESVIAVRRSDGEPVAVLTGASYPTPAVHENLAIQYRREPGSALYHIGLLHGNVDGQEGHDAYAPCSLRDLQASGYDYWALGHIHKRQILCDSPWVVYPGNIQGRSLKETGPKGCYLVEVAENGEAELSFRRLDQVLWLESGLAIDGLATEEALKVSVEERLDELREAEPDRITVVRLIFTGRGPLHGMLQSGPEAAELLQELRRKELGRFEAAGLGEGIVWPAGFKLETGMELDREGLLAEDSFLGELFRLGERTAAEPERVEELVGTALAPLADNRQLRRILQELNSEAKLELVRRAEELAATLLNEDTPSSREGRSVS